The following DNA comes from Pristis pectinata isolate sPriPec2 chromosome 8, sPriPec2.1.pri, whole genome shotgun sequence.
AGTTCTGCATTCTGGGAATCAAGAGTAAATGTTTGTTCTTTCCAAGGATAAGGGGACTCCAGATGGGGTCTTAGCAAAACAACCTTCCTCctctactcaaatcctctttcaatgAAGTTCAGTGTcctatttgtcttcctaactgtTTGCTGGTCCCTTTTCCCAACCTGCTAATAATTGGATAAGAACCTGTCTTTCTAGAACCAAAGTGGATATCCTCTTATTTGTCAGTGTTAAACTGCATCTGACATGCACTTACCCACTTTAAAGTTTTATttctacagcatggtaacaggcccttctggccgaACGAGcccatgccgcccaattacacccatggtAACCtactaatctgtacgtctttggaatgtgggtggaaaccagaccacctggaggaaatccatgcagatacagggagaacatacaaactccttacagacagcggcgagaattgaaccctgattgctggtgctgtaatattgttacgctaaccactacactaccgtgtcacaCATGCCAAAGTTGTCTAAATCACATTGGTACCTCTTTGCTTTCTCCACTCCTCTCATATTCTTTCCTTGCCCACAttccagctttgtgtcatctgcaaatttaaagaTGTTATATTTAGTTtccccatccaaatcattgacatgtattgtgaatagctggggggCAAACACTGATCCCTGGGCACCCATAGCCATTTATTACCTACGGTAACACTGAATTGTATCGTGATGTGGCTGGGTATTTATCCCACACAATAAAATGGAAATGCCCTGTGCCGTGCTTCTATTTATCTCTCACAGTTGTATTCACTAGTTCCATGTTGAGCTTTGTAAATTAAACCCATGTTGTCAACACTAAAGCTACGATGCTGTCGTCGTACAATTCCAGTTGCTTTCGGGAAGCCTGTATCTCTTGgattaattataaacatttaacTCTAAAGATTGCATTGAACTCATAATTGATATAAGAAATCTAATTTATGCTGACAAGAAGAGCCTCCTAATGCTGAATTAATCTATACCTGTTGCTGAGTCTCCAACTGCTATAGATTTGCCCTATAGTACTGTCACAATATTGTTAGCATTtgctgtttaaaaactattttaagaGAGATTTTGCTGTGTTTAACTGAGTCTGATGGTAACTTTGACTATTTTATGTCATCAAAGATGGCCAGTGATCCTCTGACTAACTGGAACAGGGCCTTCAGATCACCTGTTGTAGAACGGGCAATTGGATACTTGGTTTTGTGATTGAAAGATTTAGTTGTTCGAAAATTGAAATGCACAATGGTTATCTGATTTGAATGACCTGTTCCAGAATTGAAAGCTATTTTATAAACTGCGATAACAAACTAAGTTGTAGGTAAATAACTGATTTTAATTCTCCTTTCCAAATAGGTGGTGATCCGCCGTTTACCCCCTAGTTTGACAAAAGAACAACTGGAGGAGCAACTTGCCCCATTACCTGAACATGATTACTTTGAGTTTTTTTCTACCAATTCAAGGTGAGTGGTTAATGTTTACAGAATTgcgtcaaatttttttttaaatagacaaCGGCTGCCTTACCATGCATTAAGTCAGAGGCTTGTTCTTAAAATCTTGTTTGAGTTAATGGGCTTGACCTGCTATGGTCATAAGAACTAGAAATGCTGACCATtccttcacctgaaatgttaactctgtttctctttctgtagttgTATCTCGATCTGTTAAGTgactccagtgttttctgctattttagatttccagtacctaCATTTTTCCACGCCTACATGACTAACTGTGAATATTAGTCAAGTGCTAATGTTGTGGGGCTATATTCAATGTCTGGGGACACAGAATTTAATTATGCAACAGAACAGTTAAATGTTCTCATTGACTGTAAACCTGATAGATTGCAGAGCAATTTTGGGATCCCACTGGCATAATGAACAGCATATCTCTGAAGCTAAATCTTGTTTTAAGTGTGGAATGAAATCTTTTAGATTACTGTATTCATCTCAGACCTAACCCAACGGCAATCTTAAGCAAAGATCTCTGAACAGTGTATCGTGCTGATAATTGGATCTAGTACTGACTGAGAATGATCCTTTTTTTTGGTGCTTGCAACATGTAGCACAAGCAGTTCTCAATTGTGATAATGCTTTGAATAGAAATACAGAACTTTGTGACAATAATCAACTTGATTTATGAACAGCCATTGCTGGATTATCATCTTGAGGCATGTTTGATGATCTCCATGACTGGGATCTACCTAAACAATCTGCATTTCATGGAGTGTATTATGAGTCACTTTGACCTGTTGGGGAAACTCcgacaaatattttttttaaagatggtaATAGTAGCAGTCTCTAAGTCACAGCATTTCATGTTTAGTCCTGAAGCACATGTTTGTAAGTTGGAGTTGAATTTACGAATTTTAAATTTATAAAACTTGACTGGCTTTCATGAGGAAGATTTTCTTGCTGCACAGAATATTGAAATCATAAGCACTGATAGGTTTTCTTTGGCATAACAACATGAGAAACAGAAGGAAGAGTAGGCTGCTTGGCTCTttgtgtctgctctgtcattcgatgAGTTTatgtaccattttcctgcactgacttCATAGCCTCTTACCTTGAAATTCTATTGATTTTCCTTGGAAATGCTTGGTGACTGAGTCTTTACAGCCTTGGTAaagatttccacagattcactacattgtaaatgaagaaatttccccttgtCTGATCTGTATGGTCATCCCCTTGTATTGAGACTCTGACCCTTGGTTCCAGACATCCCAGATGTGGGAAGCATTATCTACCCAGTAAAGCCTAATTAGAATTgtctacatttcaatgagatcacctctttttcttctgaactcctacaggcccagtctgcttagtCAGATCTGCTCCCCAGATATcactggtgaaccttcactgcactcctcctATCGTAGGTATATACTTCGGTAGGATGACCAGAACTATATGCAATATTgcggatgtggtctcaccaggcccTGTGTAATTGGAGCAGGACATATCCGctcttgtgttcaaatcctcttgcaatatatGCCAGCATATCATCagccttcctaattgctcacattcagtgatttgtgtagaaGAAGGCCCTTCTAAATATTggcacttttcaatctcttgCAATTTAAAATAATACCACTTTTTTTCCTTGGTAAAGTAGATGGTTTTGCATCTAACACCATGTCTCTAACACCATGAAGCCTCTGTGCATtttcctcacaacccacactgtcCTGTAGCTTTATATTATCAGCAAGCGTGGGTATATTACAattgatccaaatcattgatattaaaTATGAGAGAAatacaggactgcagatgctggaatctagatgaaaaacacgatgatgctggaggaactcagcaggccaggcagcgtccgtggagataagcaggcagtcaatgttttgggtcaggacccttcttcaggactgaaaataggaaaggggaagcccaatgtgaTAAGCTAGGGCCCCAGCACTGTCCAGTTGTTTCCACAAAACAATTTGCGTCAAATGCACCCTTTCAAGTTATTTCTTACATAaaatctctttttctctctacagTTTGTTTCCCCACATATTTTCTAGAGCATACATAAACTTCAAAAACCAAGAAGATATTGTGCTCTTCAGGGATCAATTTGATGGTTATGTTTTTATTGACAGCAAAGGTATAGTACTTTTAACTATTATTGATAGCATCTCATTTGTTTTGCAGAATTTGCGTCCATCAAGTCACTTGCCATTATGCCTTCTCAAAAGTATCAAATGGTCATTTTTGTCAATTTTAGTATAGTTTAAATGaatattatttgtatttttaCCTCTCCTCTCCTGGGATATGATCATATGTTAATGTGCTTTAGAAAGCATTATTTTACTGTGGAAAGCTTCTCTTTGCAATGCTACCTAGTGAAGAAAAGATTATTTCCATGAAAGGATTGGTACTCTGGGCGTTACATTTGCAAACAAgtatcatagaacagtgcagcgcaatacaggccctttggcccacaatgttgtgctgacctttaaacctcgcctaagactatctaaccccttcctcccacatttccctctattttaaattcctccatatgcttatctagtaattgcttgaatttgaccaatgtacctgcctccaccaccgccccaggcaacgcattccatgccccaaccactctgggtgaaaaaaaaaccttcctctgatatctcgcttgaacttcccacccattactttaaagccatgccctcttgtattgagcattgttgccctgggaaagaggtgctggctgtccactttatctattcctgttaatattttgtacacctctatcatgtctcctttcatcctcctcctctccaaagagtaaagccctagctcccttagtctctcctcataatgcatactctctaaaccaggcagcatcctggtaaatctcctctgcaccctttccaatgcttccacatccttcctataatgaggtgaccagaactggacacagtaccctaagtgtggtctaaccagagttttgtagagctgcatcattacctcacggctcttaaactcgatccctcgacttaagaaagctaacatcccataagcttccttaactaccctatccacctgtaaggcaactttcagggatctgtggatatggatatGGAAAGTatgaggaaatgtcaaataaaatgATAGTCTGTCTTAAGTTTGATTTGCTATTACTGTACCTCTGGCTATGAATGTGAAACACATAATAAAGCATAGTTTCACTCCAAATAGGCAGATATCCATCTCGGCAGGCACAtagttgatttaattttttgaaagatatcctttgacattttaattttaatcactATTAGCTTTTTGTAGGTAGATTTATTTCACGTGTGAAAGGCACTTTCCTATGGTTCAAAGGTTGGTGAATGTTATTTCACCCAGAGAAAAGGTAAACTGAGTTCAGCTGTTTTAGTTCAAATGGCTGTCAAGACTGTTTAATAGAgaaattgaaaaattaatttttttgaacAAATTGTTCCAGCCTCCATTCTAATTGTTATGCTTCAATCACAAGTTTGTATTTGCTAAAATTTAAATCTGATCTCATGTTAATAGCTAAACCTTTTACTGGTTTCCTACATGttttgtctttctctctctctcttttccctgcCAATAGGTCAGGAATACCCTGCTATTGTAGAATTTGCCCCAtttcagaaaattccaaaaaagaaaagcaagaaaaagGATGCAAAAGCAGGAACTATTGAAGATGGTACGGACAATATACATTTTAGTGACGGTATGGAGTGCctattttatttttataacataAACATTGTTGTAAATGGTTTTGTCTTATTCTGTTCTGTTTTGTTTGTGCTTTCATGAATTTTGGGTAGATGTTCAGAGTGTAAATTATCCTTGGTTATCCCTATTGTACCAACTCCAGGTACAAGCTTGCAAACTAATTGACACTCCATTGCAGTACTGAAGTAAAATCTTTGGAATAGGCTCCATCTGCTGTCACTGGCAGACATCAAGTATCATGTGGCATCAACATGAGCTCTTTCTTCACGTTTCTCAATCAGCACATTTTTCAAAATATGGGTATTGCTGGATAGACCAACTTTTTATTGCCCTTGGTAACTGCTGAGCAAATAAGAAGCAACCATATCTGTTGGTCTAGAGTTGCATACAGCCCAGAACTTTTagggacattggtgaaccagatggtttttaGTATCAGTCAGGTAACTTCGTGATTACAATTACTGATTCAAATTCTAGATTTTTTAATTGATacctgctgtggtgggatttgaactgctgATTTTGAATTGTGAGCCCAACCCTGTAGATTACCCACTCGGTAGTTAATACTTCATTTTGACTACCCAGATTACACTGTCCCTAGAGAGAATCGATTGAACACTAATAGCAATTTGAAAGTGATATGTACATGTGGCGACTCAATTTCTTGCATTGCAGAAGTGACTACAGGTCAAAAGTATGACTGGctccaaagtgctttgagatatccTAAAAGAGATATGAAAGGCTCTGTAGAAATGCAAGCGTTTCCTTATTGTTAGCTAGAAGATAGGCTTTGGGTTTCTGTCTGGGCAAGGGGTTTTATCAAGCAGCTTGTTGGGTTAAAAGAATTCCAAATTGTGCTTTCAATCCATCATTAGACTTcttttgtgctgaactaattttaATTCCATTACCTTGAGGGAAATGCTAGTGATTTAGATGAGAGacaaatgtagaaaaaaaatccttttctgatttcAAGTTGGAGAAAGGAGGGAATGATTttggtagaaaatgctggaaacgctcagcaagccaggcagtatctgtagagagagaatcaaagttaacctttcaggtcagtgCTGCTGCTTCTGATGAAATGATGACCAAAGTTTCAACAGAATAAGGAgcatagacctgaaatgttaactgtttactCTCCAGAGATAGCTGGTccactaaatatttccagcattttgattttgttttaaatttctgatttctagcacctgcagttttgattttcaaacacctTAGAATGCTTTACATACTATAAATTTGGTTAATGATAAGTTCTTTGCtctttacctttttttaaagcaaatgGCCTAGGATGCACCTACTTAGTTAATTGTAACATTGCTGGTTCTAACCCTGGAGCTCAATGACATTTTATCATGCAGATATTAATTACTGtggcttattttaattttctttcagccATGCAACTTGTATTATGTATTTTGTTAACAACACTATTAAGAGATGTGGTACAACACAATATTCTGTAGTTGCTTCTGTACCAGTATTGCTGGTAATTGGAGAGGAGCCTATTGTCTAAACAGTCATCTTGGCTGAAGGAAGTGGCGTTGAAATATAGACTTGTTCTGTTTGGAGAACAGGAAGTACCATTTGTTAGGACTTTGGTTTCCTAGTGAGGAGACCAGTGCTCCTTGTTACTATCACCATGCTGACTGCTAAGTTTTTTGAAATATACACTTTTTAAATGAGATTTATAACAATTACGGGGGGAAAAGATTTACTGTGTGCCCGATTCATGAAAATTTcaccattctgtttttttccactGGCTTGGAGGTTAACACTCTCCcttcaaattcaggagattataGGTTTGAATCCGACTCCAGTGACATAAATACAGAGTCTAGGTTAACTCTTTGCTGCAGTACTGAGTTTGTGTATTGTAGGTTGAAGCATCAATACGTAGTACCTTGCACTGATAAGGACTGAACATTGCCAAATCCATGGTCTGGATAAGCTCAGAGCAGACATGATGTGCTGCTCCAGAGATCAAAGTTCAGCATATGATTTCTGGACTGTTCTGAATGATCCTATTGTCCAAACAGTAGAAGCTTGTGTCACATGTTTTTAGTGAGGGAAATCGAGCTGATATTTTTCAAAAGGGGAAGACGCTGATTAATTAAATGTAATAACCTAGAATCATTGTGTTTTGATTCTTGATCAAGTTTGTTTTGGAATTAGTTGAATTTCTAcccattttcttgtattcttttaCCAGATCCCGAATATAAGAAGTTCTTGGAGAGTTATAATAATGTGGATGATGAGAAAAATTCAAACAATCCTGAAACACTTCTGGAGGAaattgaagcaaaaacaaaagaacTAGCAGGTAAATAGAGCTACTTCAAAACATATAATGTTTCCAAATTGTTATTTGCTTGCTCTTTTACAAAAGAAGTTGCAGAAATGATGGTCCTGTGAATTATTGCATTTAGTAATCTTGTGCTCTTTAATGTTTGAAGCTTATAACATGTTTGAAACTTTTTTGTTTTAGTAATTGTTTCTAAGTTTGGGGTTTAATGAAGATCTCTGAGAAATGAGTACAATAAAAGCagattgatttattttctttgctcAAAACGAGCTATCTACGTGACTCCTGATATCTTTTTGTGCAATAATAGAGGTAATGGCATGTTTTATTGTTCTAACCTGTATTTGTAAAAGTTTGATAATAATGTGCAAAAGTGTATCTTGGTCATTATCATCAAAATGTCATCAGGCCTAACATTGAATGCTTGGGTACATGCCATTtgagttactttttttttaaaaagtaccttGTTTATGTAGTATTCCTGAATGATTAGGGAATCCTGTGTTTCCGCTTTTCGCCACCCATCCCCTAATTACATTCACGCTTGTCCTGGTTACACTTAAGAAATACAGCATTAATGACAATCAATGGAGCTGGCACCATTTGTGCATCTTGGGTCTTTTACAATGACTCTCTGAACTCGTGACCATTTATACTTGTATCTTGAGCAGTAATTTGTCCCCAGTGGTGGTACATGTCAATGTATAAGGTTTTCACAGCATTATATTGTAATTTTATGGAAATCAGACACTTTTGCATTAATGTAAGCATAACTTCTTTAATTAACAGCCAAGAAAACAACTCCCCTTCTGGACTATGTAAAAACTAAGCAGGTAAAGACTTGGTCCTCTCTTTGATTTTGTCTTTTTGAAAattagttctgttttttttctcaataTATATTACTAATTCACTACTAAGTGTCACTATTCTCCCCTACCAGAGAAtaagagaggaaaaaagagaaGAAAGGAGGAGACGAGAGCTGGAAAAGAGGAGACTCcgagaagaagaaagaagaaaatggagAGAGGATGAAAGGCGGAaaaggagagaagcagagaagcaaaagaaaatggTAGAGAAAGGATTTGATAAAGAAAAGGATCGATCAAAGGATGAACCTAAGATAAAGGTAGACTATAATGTCAGTATTCCTATAAACTTGCTATAATAACTTGTGTAAAACACCTAACAAGAATACATCTCAATGGATTTGCAGCTTCTGAAGAAGCCAGAAAAAGGGGATGACTGTAGCATGGAAAAGCCAAAGGACAAAATAAAGAAACTGGACAGAGAAAGAGCTAAAGAAGACAGGTTGTTCAGTGGCCAGGGAAAACGCCTGGAGAGTTCCATCAAGGATGATAAAGGAAAGAAGTATGTGGGAATAAACTGAATTCATTGTATCTGCTGTCTTGCTACCTACTTCAGTATGTGCATTCCCTTGCCTGTGATTATAAATCAGTGCTAGAGTGCTTTacatttaaaccatagaaccatacagcacaaaacaggcccttcggcccaccatgtcatgccgtccatcaaaccaccctcacactacctaaccccttcctcccgcatatcccccccatcccacactcctccatatacctatccaacaagctcttgaacctgtccaatgtatctgcctccaccaaatTTAGTCTGCAAACAAGGAGCAACTAGACTGGATTGTACTTTCTGAGCTTGTATTACCTTGAACCACAAATACTGTGATCTTCCCTGTATAAACTTGTAAAGGCTGCTTTTGTCAACCTTTGCCAAACACCATTTGGTCTTTTTCTTCCAATAGGCTTTGAAGACTACAATAGCATAGTGGTTCTgatactggactagtaatcctgATACTTGGAACCAGTCCCACCGcagcagattagaaattttaattaattatattGGAATATTAAACTAGGGTCAGTAACCAAGTTATCAGATTTGTCAAACCTACCTGGTTCATTGATATCATTCACTAAAAAGACATCTGTTTGTGCCTGGTATGGCCTTTGTGTCTTCTACAGCTTTGTGGAAAGGCCTTTTGGTTCTGGATCATTTAGCAATGCATAATGAATAGTAGACTTTCAGATACGCCAGTATTCCTGGCAAGGAAGTCTGTTTTGAAAGCTTTAAGTCTGTGCACCAACTTTCCAGGGCAGTAACTAATAGGCAACAAGTGCAGCCTTAGCAGCCTCCACCATATTGCATTACAAATGTTTCCTTGATCGGAACTTTTTGTTTTGGAGACTTATGAGAGTTTTACTTTGTTTGGACACAACAGGTTTGAAGATGATGGCGGAAGAGAGTACCGGGAAAAAGAGGAAAGGGAACGGGAGAGAAGGCTGAAGGAGAAAGAGCGCCAGAAACGCCAAGAGGAAGAACGGCGGAAGCCGAGGGAGCGGTCTGAGGCTGACAAGCCTTTCAGAAAAAAAGACGAAGAGATAAAGAAGGAGAAGGATCAGTCAAATGAAAAAACTAGGAAAAAGGAAGGCTTAGAGATCACATCAAGTTATGACAAATCAGAGAAGGGAAAAGAGGATAAGAAGGAGGAAAGTACAATTAAAAAAGAACGAATCAGGAATAAGGTACAGGATTATTTCACATACCAACAGTGAAACAGTAGTAAAACATGACATTTTCTGGTACTCTAAAGCCAAAAGGTTGGAAGTTCTTGATCTAGTGTGAATTTCCAGTACAGAAGGAAGCTGTTTGCCTTGTGCCATTATTGGCTGAAAAAAAGCTATTGAGATTAAATCCACTTTCCAGCTCTTTAGGTTAAGGTACCTGAATGCTCATccaggtgctttttaaatgaaaCGAGTGTTTCTACCTTGTGTAGCAGTACATCCAAACCCAATCACTCTGAAGTTTGTTTCCTCTAACCCTTTTCCCTACTATCTTGGATCTGTAGCCTCCTAAGGGAAATATGTTCTTGCCATTTATCCTGTGAAGTTTCATAGTTTTGTAGTCCTTGACTAAATCTTTCATTGGGCTTTCTGTTCTAAATAAATTAACCCCAGCGTAGGGAAAGCTGAACTTCAGCATTCCTTGtaacatcctcacaaatatctTCTGAGCCTCCTGCAGTGACATAGCATCATTCTTGTAAGTCCTTGTTTGTATTACTTTAGCTATAGCCAACTTGTAtttttatacagttccagcaaGACCTTCCTGCTTTTGTATCCTATATCTAAACCAATAATGATAAATATTCCTAGAgaaacctaatggcatgaacattaaattctcccactttaagtaatcctccccacaccccttcccccccccccccccacacccaaccaTGCCTCTACTTTTCTTCCCTtacctagcctatctctttttttcctatcctttttttcctccttacctttggcctATCCCCTCAGTGGATCTGATttccacccccgcccccctcttccccccccccccccccgcacctgaCTATCcatatctctgacctgcatctacctatcaccaccctgtgcccaccccacctcccctcttttgtccacctatcactgccctgcttttccttCTTATATactggggcttccccttttcctatcttcagccctgaagaagggtcctgacccgaaacgttgatcgcctgcttttctccacggatgctgcctggcctgctgagttcctccagcatcatagtgtttttcatttggtaAATATTCCATatgccaccttatctacctggtTTGCATCCCTAGATCCTTCTGCTTCTTGGTATCCTACCACTTGTGTATTTCCTTGCCTTGTTTGCCCTACACAAATATGTTAAAATACATTTCCTAGGACTGAATTCTATTTGTTTACCTGTTCGGTCCATTGCTGGCTTCCTGCAGTGTACAGCTTTCTTCCTCACTAACAACCATGTGATCAGTTTTGGCATATCCGTACACTTTTTAGCCATACCTTTGTATTTAATTCTAAACTGAATCTGTACTATCCTCCTGTTATTTCACTAACAAGCATGTGGTACTCACGGTGATCTGTACTTCAAGAAGCACAACTTTAGAAAGGTCTCTTTACCGGTAAACGATAATTTGCTTGTAGGTCCTCTTTCTGATTAAGTCATTAATACCTCTGGTTGATTCCTATCTCCattcagaatgttctgcaactaCTGAATGACACATTTCACACCCCAGCACCAGAAAGGCAACATGCCAATTTGGCACATCTGTGACTGTAGATAGGCCTGTCTGACCCCAATTGACTTCACTGTCTGCAAGCTGAGCCACCATTTTGATCTGGACTGGGCTTTGGCTGCACGTCCCAGAGAAACTGTCACCCTTGCCAATTTGGATGTAAAAATGCACTGGGAACTTGTGCACTGCCTGCTTGTTCCTCCTTGTCTGACCAGCTGTCATTTCCCCCCCTCTGCCTTGTTGCTCTTCAGCTGCAGGACAACAACCTCCTGACACGTGCCGTTCATGTTGCTCTCACAGATGCACTGCAGTGAGGCTGGTTGCGGTTGCAGTTCCAGCTCCTCCAGCTAATAACACTTCCCCTGCTTACGATTGTCCATGAAAGGCACGCTGGAGTTCCCACaacacagggtagaaatgccatgaaaattaggtttttgcagcagcacagtgcattacaaacatgacaagcatAAATTAACATATTATAATGCAcgataaaataaacataatgacactaagTGCAAGttgggagagaaaagaaatgtagtctgaggtagattgagggtttttcaggtcagttcagaacctgatggcggtggggaagaagctgttgttgaaccttgaggtgtggggtcttcaggctcctgtaccgcctGCCTGATGGCACTATCAAGAAGAGGGTATGGCCCAGAAGGTGggagtccctgatgatggatgtcaccttcctgagacatcttgtagatgttctcaatggtggggagagtgtacccatgatggaactcgCTGAGTCCACACTCTCGGTAGCCTCTTGTGATACTGTGGATTGGAAtttccataccaggttgtgatgcaaccattcagaatgttTTCAACAGGCCATACCTCTATTATTCACAATACTGAGTAAGATTTATCAACTTTCTcttgccactaagctctctgaaCATTTTCCAATATTTAACTAAGTTTTTATA
Coding sequences within:
- the upf3b gene encoding regulator of nonsense transcripts 3B: MKEDKENAKPRDKKAEAKYEERAERPEKKEKKEALTKVVIRRLPPSLTKEQLEEQLAPLPEHDYFEFFSTNSSLFPHIFSRAYINFKNQEDIVLFRDQFDGYVFIDSKGQEYPAIVEFAPFQKIPKKKSKKKDAKAGTIEDGTDNIHFSDDPEYKKFLESYNNVDDEKNSNNPETLLEEIEAKTKELAAKKTTPLLDYVKTKQRIREEKREERRRRELEKRRLREEERRKWREDERRKRREAEKQKKMVEKGFDKEKDRSKDEPKIKLLKKPEKGDDCSMEKPKDKIKKLDRERAKEDRLFSGQGKRLESSIKDDKGKKFEDDGGREYREKEERERERRLKEKERQKRQEEERRKPRERSEADKPFRKKDEEIKKEKDQSNEKTRKKEGLEITSSYDKSEKGKEDKKEESTIKKERIRNKDRPTMQLYQPGARSRSRLVAFSKSSESNIKSVEESEEKKEPEASGNIAEKESEE